TGACCCGTAACCGTGATGAACGCTATGACTCCCGCAACGACATGGACCGTATGGACCGGGGCCGCGATGATGGACGTTTCTCGTCCATGGGCGACAACCGAGGTATGGACCAGCGGGGCGGGTACGGCGGCATGGACCGGGAGAACTTTGGCCGCGACAACTACGATCGGGGCGGCTCCAGTCAATACGGTGAAGGCTACGGCCAGTCCGGTAGAGGCACGGACCGTGACAGCCAGGGGTACGGCCGTCAGGATGATCGTAGCGGCATGGCTCAGGGCTACCGTGGTGGGAACCAGGGCTACGGTGGGATGAACCGTGACTCTCGCGGCATGGGCGACGCCTACCGCGACAGCCAGGGCACCAGCAATCAGGGCTACGGTGGGGGCTATGACCCGGGCTACAACGATCGGGGCTACAGCGGCATGGCCGGTGGGAGCCGCGACAATCAGCGCTCCGGGAGCATGGGCATGGGCCGTGGCTCTGGAAACATGGGTCAGGGCAGCTA
The Deinococcus humi genome window above contains:
- a CDS encoding BON domain-containing protein, which encodes MTRNRDERYDSRNDMDRMDRGRDDGRFSSMGDNRGMDQRGGYGGMDRENFGRDNYDRGGSSQYGEGYGQSGRGTDRDSQGYGRQDDRSGMAQGYRGGNQGYGGMNRDSRGMGDAYRDSQGTSNQGYGGGYDPGYNDRGYSGMAGGSRDNQRSGSMGMGRGSGNMGQGSYGSDDDSSSGMRQGAYRDPSQGTPSYSWGGSGMGGYSSGSNMGSGPSGMTSHRGKGPKGYQRSDERLKEMVSEALEDEHGVDASDIEVKVENGEVTLTGTVQDRSQKRRAEDCAEGVRGIKDVHNQIRVQRNDQSGQGDDTSTMTASTTSSSQKNKGQASTS